In bacterium, a single window of DNA contains:
- a CDS encoding Slp family lipoprotein: MQEKAKFFPAAPVLILVAVLSMISIMGCTHTISKEARDMAVNDIPFQWIAENPERYRGAFVIWGGEIINLQSLGEGTLIEVLQRPLGRSEEPDETKISGGRFLVLYDAGFLDPALFQRGVKITVAGIVEGRRMLRSGSVVQMGELNYAYPYLIAREVYLWENERMMNQYLYPYY; encoded by the coding sequence ATGCAAGAGAAAGCAAAATTTTTTCCGGCTGCTCCTGTGCTCATACTGGTGGCTGTGTTGAGTATGATAAGCATCATGGGCTGTACTCATACAATCAGTAAAGAGGCCAGGGATATGGCGGTTAATGATATTCCCTTTCAATGGATCGCTGAGAATCCCGAACGGTACCGGGGTGCCTTCGTGATCTGGGGAGGGGAGATTATTAACCTGCAGAGCCTTGGCGAGGGGACTTTGATCGAAGTCCTGCAAAGACCGCTGGGTCGTTCTGAGGAGCCGGATGAAACGAAGATCTCAGGTGGCAGGTTTCTGGTTCTGTATGATGCAGGCTTCCTTGATCCGGCCCTTTTCCAAAGGGGAGTCAAGATCACCGTTGCGGGCATTGTGGAAGGCAGAAGAATGCTTCGATCAGGGAGTGTGGTTCAGATGGGAGAGCTCAACTATGCCTATCCCTATCTCATTGCCAGAGAGGTTTATCTTTGGGAAAATGAGCGGATGATGAATCAGTATCTGTATCCATACTATTGA
- a CDS encoding heparan-alpha-glucosaminide N-acetyltransferase domain-containing protein, translated as MHRSEKYHGQSRQAETIEPASGGRDSGIVAPPQKRERLLPLDALRGVIIILMALDHTSYYLARVHPEEFWGSPLPQYSNALAFLTRWLTHLAAPGFFFLMGTSMVLFAESRRHMGWPERKIVRYFAVRGLLLIVIQALVVNPAWLIVSPNLVTRLPGGGGEEFWLYHAGVLYGLGATMIAGAPLLKFGPAALTALSFSAILATQVLIPPPEKVAVLYSPLIRLLLIPGQTRKLQVYYPLIPWLGIVIPGIIFGRELLRDRKRAYGRALIFGLVFIILFVIVRCLNRGGDFHPADTSNWMAFLNVTKYPPSLVFILLTLGLNLILLFLLAQIGDGLAKWGAWLLTFGRTALFFYIVHLYLYGLMGFFIPGDASLPMVYPWCLAGLLMLYPVCRWYGNFKQKTSPTSVWRLF; from the coding sequence GTGCATCGATCGGAAAAATATCATGGCCAGAGCAGGCAGGCAGAAACCATTGAGCCTGCATCCGGAGGCAGGGATTCCGGGATTGTCGCTCCTCCTCAAAAAAGGGAGAGGCTTCTTCCCCTGGATGCGCTCAGGGGAGTGATAATAATTTTAATGGCTCTGGATCACACCAGCTACTATCTGGCCAGAGTTCATCCAGAGGAGTTTTGGGGCTCCCCGCTGCCACAGTATTCGAATGCTCTGGCCTTTCTGACCAGATGGCTCACCCACCTGGCTGCACCCGGTTTTTTCTTTCTCATGGGTACCAGCATGGTCCTGTTCGCGGAATCACGCCGCCACATGGGATGGCCAGAGAGAAAGATTGTCCGCTACTTTGCCGTGCGGGGGCTTCTGCTGATCGTGATCCAGGCGCTGGTGGTCAATCCTGCATGGTTGATCGTGAGCCCTAACCTGGTGACCAGACTGCCCGGGGGGGGTGGTGAAGAGTTCTGGCTCTATCATGCCGGAGTACTCTATGGGCTTGGGGCCACTATGATTGCAGGTGCACCCCTTCTGAAATTTGGTCCGGCAGCCCTGACAGCACTCAGCTTTTCAGCTATCCTGGCCACTCAGGTTCTCATTCCCCCGCCTGAAAAAGTGGCTGTGCTCTATTCACCGCTGATCCGGCTCCTTCTGATCCCGGGACAGACACGTAAGTTGCAGGTGTATTATCCCCTTATTCCCTGGCTTGGAATAGTCATTCCGGGAATAATCTTTGGCAGGGAGCTGTTACGGGACAGGAAACGTGCTTACGGCAGGGCATTGATTTTTGGTCTGGTTTTTATAATCCTTTTTGTCATTGTACGGTGTTTGAACAGGGGCGGGGATTTTCATCCTGCGGATACATCCAACTGGATGGCTTTCCTGAATGTGACCAAGTATCCTCCAAGCCTGGTGTTTATCCTGCTGACTCTCGGTCTGAACCTGATCCTGCTCTTCCTGCTGGCTCAAATTGGTGACGGCCTTGCGAAATGGGGAGCTTGGCTCCTCACCTTCGGGAGAACGGCGCTTTTCTTTTATATCGTGCATCTCTATCTCTATGGGCTCATGGGCTTTTTCATCCCTGGAGATGCGAGTTTGCCCATGGTCTACCCCTGGTGCCTGGCCGGACTCCTGATGCTTTACCCCGTGTGCAGGTGGTATGGTAACTTTAAACAGAAAACTTCGCCAACCTCGGTGTGGAGGCTTTTTTAA
- a CDS encoding response regulator, whose product MASKRILIVDDEQNISFVLQNVLEDAGYDIATADNGIAALESIRHQKPDMIITDINMPYMDGLQLLGIVKDMHPEIKNIVMTGSSNQSYYQKAKEYGVIYYITKPLDFENLRIKIDAVF is encoded by the coding sequence ATGGCGAGCAAGCGAATTCTTATTGTTGATGATGAGCAGAATATCTCTTTCGTCTTACAGAACGTCCTTGAGGATGCAGGCTACGACATCGCTACCGCAGATAATGGAATCGCCGCCCTGGAGTCAATCAGGCACCAGAAACCGGATATGATCATTACCGATATTAACATGCCCTATATGGATGGTCTGCAATTGCTGGGAATCGTAAAAGATATGCACCCGGAAATCAAAAACATTGTCATGACCGGCTCCTCTAATCAGAGCTACTATCAAAAGGCCAAGGAATACGGAGTAATCTATTATATTACCAAACCGCTTGACTTTGAAAACCTGAGAATCAAGATCGATGCTGTATTTTAG
- a CDS encoding nitroreductase family protein, translated as MNDFLEMIKTRHSQRSFIDQPLSREHLLQIVDCARSAATARNVQPWEFIVITDRQIRQRIADTAPNGAFIAQAAACLAVFCQDTRYYLEDGCAATENALLAATALGIASCWVAGDKKPYAEDIRNLLSVPSGYKLVSLIALGFAAEKTDHPPKRSLDDVVHWEKF; from the coding sequence ATGAATGATTTTCTGGAAATGATAAAAACCAGGCACAGCCAGAGGAGCTTTATCGATCAACCCCTCTCCCGTGAGCACCTTCTGCAGATTGTCGATTGTGCAAGATCAGCGGCCACGGCCAGAAATGTACAACCCTGGGAATTTATCGTCATCACTGACCGCCAGATCAGACAGCGGATTGCCGACACAGCGCCCAACGGTGCGTTTATCGCTCAGGCTGCTGCCTGTCTTGCGGTATTTTGCCAGGATACCAGATACTATCTCGAAGATGGCTGTGCAGCCACGGAAAACGCGCTCCTTGCCGCCACAGCTCTGGGAATCGCCTCCTGCTGGGTTGCCGGAGATAAAAAGCCCTACGCTGAGGATATCCGGAATCTTTTATCCGTTCCGAGCGGATACAAGCTGGTCTCTCTGATCGCCCTGGGCTTTGCGGCTGAAAAAACCGATCACCCGCCGAAACGATCCCTCGATGATGTCGTGCATTGGGAAAAATTTTAG
- a CDS encoding radical SAM protein encodes MITGWLEALARRESYRFYHRLAPPDLRLIKNELTKRHGEDKKIALYIHIPFCRTLCPYCSFVRYPYEESAAWAYMKTLRKELDLYLGLIRNTGVHIQSAYFGGGTPTLLTYPSLLDLINELRVHLKVKEISVETNPNDLDPQKIKDLAESGVSRLSIGVQSFSDEILHNLGRSAHHDSESAKRAVILTQGKFETVNVDMIWDLPNQDQAHLEKDIQTIFELDVDQVTFYPIVPSPNKKTLMERQFHQINQGLWQKNHRHRQAYEFIREALGKRYVPSTVWCFSKPGILAIDEYAIDYEEYIGLGCGSISIINGYYTINTFPLDKYHQFLARGELPIVRSRKLSGWELSNYRLLTGLFGVRINKQRIFRHFPGHREKELRWRLALFKKLGCLAESSNLFYLTPKGMYQVDLLMRQIFAGMNSLREVCLEGGI; translated from the coding sequence ATGATCACCGGATGGCTGGAGGCATTGGCCCGCAGGGAAAGTTATCGCTTTTATCATCGCCTGGCACCTCCCGATCTGAGGCTGATTAAAAATGAGCTGACCAAAAGGCATGGTGAGGATAAAAAGATTGCCCTCTATATTCACATCCCTTTTTGCCGCACCCTGTGCCCGTATTGCTCTTTTGTCCGCTACCCGTATGAAGAATCAGCAGCTTGGGCCTATATGAAAACCCTGCGAAAGGAACTGGACCTTTACCTTGGTCTTATCCGGAATACCGGCGTCCATATCCAGAGCGCGTATTTCGGTGGCGGAACGCCTACTCTGCTGACCTATCCGTCACTCCTTGACCTGATCAATGAGCTTCGCGTTCATCTGAAAGTGAAGGAAATCTCCGTGGAAACAAATCCCAATGACCTTGATCCGCAAAAAATAAAGGATCTTGCGGAAAGTGGCGTGAGCCGGTTGTCGATCGGGGTCCAGAGCTTCAGCGACGAAATCCTGCACAATCTGGGAAGATCGGCCCACCATGACAGCGAATCAGCCAAAAGAGCCGTTATTCTGACCCAGGGGAAGTTTGAAACCGTGAATGTGGATATGATCTGGGATTTGCCCAATCAGGATCAGGCTCACCTTGAAAAGGACATCCAGACTATTTTCGAACTGGACGTGGATCAGGTAACCTTTTACCCTATTGTTCCCTCTCCGAATAAGAAAACCCTGATGGAGCGGCAGTTTCACCAGATCAATCAGGGGTTGTGGCAAAAAAACCACCGGCACCGGCAGGCGTATGAGTTTATCAGGGAGGCTCTCGGAAAGCGGTACGTCCCCTCGACGGTCTGGTGTTTTTCAAAGCCCGGAATCCTGGCCATCGATGAATATGCCATTGACTATGAGGAATATATCGGCCTCGGATGCGGTTCGATCAGCATAATCAACGGCTATTATACTATCAATACCTTCCCGCTTGACAAATACCATCAATTTCTGGCCAGAGGAGAGCTGCCGATCGTCCGAAGCCGAAAGCTGTCCGGCTGGGAATTATCGAATTACCGCCTGCTGACCGGACTTTTCGGCGTACGGATCAACAAGCAGCGGATATTTCGCCATTTTCCCGGACACAGGGAAAAAGAGCTGCGATGGAGGCTGGCCCTGTTCAAAAAACTGGGCTGCCTGGCTGAAAGCAGTAATCTTTTCTACCTGACCCCAAAAGGCATGTACCAGGTTGACCTTCTGATGCGGCAGATCTTTGCCGGTATGAATTCTTTGCGGGAGGTTTGTCTGGAAGGCGGCATATGA
- a CDS encoding Hsp20/alpha crystallin family protein, whose protein sequence is MEEKTMAEKTIPTTAPTTAHGAEKAGVTREETRQEERYLVPPVDIYETTEGLTVVADLPGVGKDDVSIRIDDSILTIEGKTRHSAPGNPVYTEYSLLSYFRQFQLGEAVNQEKISADLKNGTLIVYLPKAEKAKPKQIKVNVA, encoded by the coding sequence ATGGAGGAGAAAACAATGGCTGAGAAAACCATTCCCACGACTGCTCCCACAACTGCTCATGGAGCAGAAAAAGCAGGGGTCACCCGTGAGGAAACACGGCAGGAGGAACGATACCTTGTTCCACCGGTGGACATTTACGAGACCACTGAAGGATTGACGGTCGTTGCAGACTTGCCTGGTGTCGGCAAGGATGATGTGAGTATTCGCATTGATGACAGCATCCTGACCATCGAGGGCAAGACCAGGCATAGTGCGCCGGGCAATCCGGTATATACTGAGTATTCGCTCCTCAGCTATTTTCGTCAGTTCCAGTTGGGTGAGGCAGTTAACCAGGAAAAAATTTCCGCTGACCTGAAAAACGGCACCCTGATTGTCTATCTGCCTAAAGCTGAGAAGGCAAAACCAAAACAGATTAAAGTCAATGTGGCCTGA
- a CDS encoding Hsp20/alpha crystallin family protein: MAYWDPFREIEALRKEMERVFNAASGRTFPFSRVSFLPGHAARQYPLINISEDKDNYYVEALAPGIDPNNLNLSMAHNTLSISGEKLRAGAEVKADAYHRNERAIGSFVRTVELPGEIDEAKVKADYKNGLLLVTMPKHEKAKPKQIAINIG, encoded by the coding sequence ATGGCTTACTGGGATCCTTTTCGTGAGATAGAAGCTTTACGGAAGGAAATGGAACGTGTCTTCAACGCCGCTTCGGGCAGGACATTTCCATTTTCACGGGTATCCTTTTTACCTGGGCACGCGGCACGCCAATATCCCCTGATCAATATCAGTGAGGATAAAGATAACTATTACGTTGAAGCCCTGGCTCCAGGAATTGATCCCAACAATCTCAACCTCTCGATGGCCCATAATACCCTATCCATATCGGGAGAGAAACTGAGGGCCGGAGCTGAGGTCAAAGCAGATGCCTATCATCGTAATGAGCGGGCTATCGGCAGTTTTGTCCGCACCGTTGAGCTTCCTGGAGAGATTGATGAAGCCAAGGTCAAGGCTGACTACAAAAATGGCCTGCTCCTGGTGACAATGCCCAAGCATGAAAAGGCTAAGCCAAAGCAGATTGCCATAAATATAGGGTAA
- a CDS encoding HYR domain-containing protein, whose translation MRYHSAGKFIFYWLAILLALAMTTAASAKSLYMLANHHTNQFDAWNINPDGTVTYQATYGLSFTQEPSGLALDADSGTLFFTDEFNVPGQDPAIEMVDAVSMKSLGSVVPRGRDGRPVRDLAGIDVDDKHNIVYIVQRRRPDIYVYDWDPNFIVVNPTNPDEVIVDSRAMTLRDGYPQALPGVVGAFGIALDERAGVLYVADSRDRKVKGFNTNTWEEVLNFTPTGLVPGGIAVDRRKGIIYTTAPDLAVEECCFGLRNVFGPEGSTKISKYDLATGLETVMDMSLAGLNHGGMGIWVDEVTGYLYVTGGCTGDDLTIWDTSTPTSPDIPFTLVHASGPIGNPAALAIGNISYNPLHLTIPQEECAKPGESITYTICYDNMDNEDYVTNVRIVDKLPDQDKVSFVEATDGGVYDEATHTVTWNVDELPGGSRQCIRVVVQVNPAIPSTAILKSFVTITSDQTPQPTTVVDERSVCCLPGNCPPIGITVDYIDPDRCMAAVSWTEPTFENCDGPLIVTVQAVYPDGSTRDNVKPGDLFPITCGTPGTIVTYTAWDSVDDRVIGQCSFPIEILDQPPVVDYCPADIVQCSAQVTWELPRFRDDCVLPPVPGKAVYPDGSTSDDVQPGDTFPIGTTIITYTAEDRCGNTASCTFKVTVGGDEPLTCTCPSDITVNNDPGRCGAAVGWELPSCSDNCGEIFTVTCDH comes from the coding sequence ATGAGGTATCATAGTGCTGGAAAATTTATTTTTTACTGGCTAGCGATATTGCTGGCCTTAGCCATGACAACAGCCGCTTCTGCAAAATCGCTGTATATGTTAGCCAACCACCACACTAATCAGTTTGATGCCTGGAACATCAATCCTGATGGAACGGTAACCTATCAGGCGACATATGGTCTATCATTTACTCAAGAGCCTTCCGGACTGGCACTCGATGCAGATTCAGGCACCCTGTTTTTTACGGATGAGTTTAATGTACCCGGGCAGGACCCTGCCATTGAAATGGTAGATGCAGTTTCCATGAAATCCCTGGGAAGTGTAGTGCCAAGAGGAAGAGATGGCAGGCCGGTTCGCGACCTTGCCGGGATCGATGTGGATGATAAGCATAATATTGTATATATCGTGCAAAGGAGGCGTCCTGACATTTATGTCTACGACTGGGATCCCAACTTTATTGTAGTCAATCCCACAAACCCCGATGAAGTTATCGTGGATTCTCGCGCCATGACGCTGAGAGATGGATATCCACAAGCATTGCCTGGAGTTGTTGGTGCTTTTGGCATTGCTCTTGATGAAAGAGCAGGAGTATTGTACGTAGCGGACTCCAGGGATAGAAAGGTCAAGGGATTTAATACCAATACCTGGGAGGAGGTCTTGAATTTTACACCCACAGGTCTTGTACCCGGTGGCATTGCGGTTGACAGGAGAAAGGGGATCATTTATACAACAGCCCCTGATTTAGCTGTTGAGGAGTGTTGTTTTGGATTAAGAAATGTCTTTGGCCCCGAAGGTTCCACCAAAATCAGTAAATACGACCTGGCTACCGGCTTGGAAACGGTAATGGATATGAGTCTCGCAGGCTTGAACCATGGCGGTATGGGAATTTGGGTGGACGAGGTCACCGGCTATCTCTACGTTACTGGCGGATGTACCGGTGATGACTTAACCATCTGGGATACTTCCACTCCCACTTCTCCCGACATCCCATTCACCCTCGTGCATGCAAGCGGCCCAATTGGAAACCCTGCCGCTTTGGCTATCGGGAACATCAGCTACAATCCTCTGCACCTCACCATTCCCCAGGAGGAATGCGCCAAGCCAGGTGAATCTATTACCTATACAATTTGCTATGACAACATGGACAATGAGGATTATGTTACGAATGTGAGGATCGTAGATAAATTGCCGGATCAGGATAAAGTAAGTTTTGTTGAAGCAACCGATGGCGGAGTTTATGATGAGGCAACTCATACCGTGACCTGGAACGTCGATGAATTGCCGGGCGGATCACGGCAGTGTATCAGGGTGGTAGTGCAGGTAAATCCTGCTATCCCCTCAACCGCCATACTTAAAAGCTTTGTTACCATTACTTCTGATCAAACTCCTCAACCCACGACGGTGGTTGATGAGCGGTCAGTCTGCTGTCTGCCGGGCAACTGCCCCCCCATCGGCATTACGGTAGATTATATTGATCCTGATCGATGCATGGCTGCGGTATCCTGGACCGAACCAACCTTTGAGAACTGTGATGGTCCGCTGATAGTGACTGTTCAGGCTGTTTATCCTGACGGCTCAACCCGTGACAATGTAAAACCCGGTGATTTATTCCCTATAACGTGTGGCACTCCAGGAACCATAGTTACCTACACGGCATGGGATAGTGTGGACGATAGAGTCATCGGCCAGTGTAGCTTTCCTATAGAAATTCTTGACCAGCCTCCGGTTGTGGATTATTGCCCGGCAGATATCGTCCAGTGTAGTGCTCAAGTAACCTGGGAACTCCCAAGGTTTCGTGATGATTGTGTATTGCCGCCTGTGCCTGGCAAAGCTGTCTACCCTGATGGTTCAACTTCCGACGATGTACAGCCGGGCGACACCTTCCCCATTGGAACAACGATTATTACCTACACTGCTGAAGATAGATGCGGTAATACGGCAAGCTGCACGTTTAAAGTAACAGTAGGGGGTGATGAGCCTCTCACCTGCACCTGTCCTTCAGACATAACGGTCAATAATGATCCTGGAAGGTGTGGTGCCGCAGTCGGCTGGGAGCTGCCATCATGCTCCGATAACTGCGGTGAGATTTTCACTGTCACCTGTGACCATG
- the arfB gene encoding alternative ribosome rescue aminoacyl-tRNA hydrolase ArfB: protein MISVTSTIAIDEKEIHQEFTRSSGPGGQNVNKVATAVQLRFDVANSPSLPDDVRQRLVRLSGRRITTDGVLVIEAKRFRTQESNRRDALNRLLELIRRAAEPPPRPRQETSPSRASKERRIGAKRRRSEIKRKRQPPQYEEE, encoded by the coding sequence ATGATCAGCGTTACCAGTACCATAGCCATTGACGAGAAGGAAATTCATCAGGAATTTACCCGTTCGTCCGGACCTGGCGGGCAGAATGTTAACAAGGTCGCCACAGCGGTGCAGCTCCGCTTTGATGTGGCCAACTCTCCTTCCCTGCCTGATGATGTGCGCCAGCGTCTGGTCCGGCTGTCTGGCAGGCGTATCACTACCGATGGTGTGCTGGTTATCGAGGCCAAACGGTTCCGGACCCAGGAGAGCAACCGCCGGGATGCGCTCAACCGTCTGTTAGAGTTGATCCGCAGGGCAGCCGAGCCTCCCCCCAGGCCCCGGCAGGAGACATCTCCCTCACGTGCATCGAAGGAGCGCCGGATCGGGGCCAAACGACGCCGCAGTGAAATCAAACGCAAGCGGCAGCCTCCTCAATACGAAGAGGAATAA